From one Lotus japonicus ecotype B-129 chromosome 3, LjGifu_v1.2 genomic stretch:
- the LOC130744017 gene encoding protein FAR1-RELATED SEQUENCE 5-like: protein MESNVQSGENGEEEAHVSLGNNGHELSEENGGSTGVEDEDDDGAVYEKSILDLTEDDIMGMEFDSEEDAIKFYERYGQCYGFGVRKDNVYRSANGYIVTRQLVCSKEGVRHRKYVQRRDRVRVSKGITRVSCPARFRVRFESNSGKWKVAYFVKNHNHVLAPVDKVHLISSFRHLNDSDKAQINSLKLHGVRTCNIMGLMLGQKGSHEALGFTKKDLFNHIDKDKRIRVGNGDAVAALSYFQAKAEGDPMFFSKYTKTEDENLKDLFWSDGVSRVDYHAFGDVIAFDSTYKRNKYNKPLVIFCGYNHHGQTTVFACALVTDESIETYKWVLETFAECMFQKHPKGVVTDSDLSMKEAISCVFPNARHRLCGWHIQQKALQKLKNSDFLDDFKVLIYGNFNPDRFDRVWAKVMEKYGFGDDEWLTRMYGMKEMWATAFMRDKFFAGIRTTSMCEGINSFIKSYVQCKNSLIDFIHNFERAVKEYRHNELVADFNTMYTEPLPTTSLGYIERGFSHKLTRSMFNEVKTQIQYVGGLNIIQRTEVNDVVMVKMNKALYERREYVVLYDKNSSKFVCDCGHFEYYGIPCSHMICAMRNERLAEVPDSLICKRWSRTAKVDYMNQINDTITGNDSKKLAMLRRGVLSAACNILSEIACENVNDFSQVLQDIYKLADSVQRRRVGNKTIRTGPFLIGDLAVVITKGRKKKGGKKTRLCSRCRMPGHTIRTCPDMREGQGVGSHAADMSDSSMELDDVDEVLPYNVTMPKVGGKGKGKGKDQIDNEAYSQDLDYPFMTPMTQDFFHPGMNNMDGFTMFPQFPQCQNLPSYSGIRICEPGSSTQVPNFVGYLNEVERRAKAARIYVSESSGED from the exons ATGGAAAGTAATGTACAATCCGGTGAAAATGGAGAGGAAGAAGCCCATGTCAGTTTAGGTAACAATGGGCATGAATTATCTGAGGAAAATGGTGGTTCTACTGGAGTGGAGGATGAGGACGATGATGGTGCTGTGTATGAGAAGAGCATATTAGATTTGACAGAAGATGATATAATGGGTATGGAATTTGATTCTGAAGAGGATGCGATTAAGTTCTATGAAAGATATGGTCAGTGTTATGGTTTTGGTGTAAGGAAAGACAATGTCTATCGTTCTGCTAACGGTTACATTGTTACTCGTCAACTGGTATGCAGCAAAGAGGGGGTGAGGCATAGAAAATACGTGCAGCGGAGGGACCGGGTTAGAGTTTCAAAAGGAATTACCAGGGTGTCATGTCCAGCTCGCTTCCGTGTTCGCTTTGAAAGCAACTCAGGTAAGTGGAAAGTTGCTTACTTTGTCAAGAATCACAACCATGTTCTGGCACCTGTGGATAAAGTCCACTTGATTTCTTCCTTTCGGCACCTCAATGATTCTGACAAGGCTCAGATTAATAGCCTAAAGCTACATGGGGTGAGGACTTGCAACATAATGGGCTTGATGCTGGGGCAGAAAGGTAGTCATGAGGCATTGGGTTTTACGAAGAAGGATTTGTTCAATCACATTGATAAGGATAAGCGGATAAGGGTAGGAAACGGAGATGCAGTAGCTGCTTTGTCATATTTTCAGGCCAAGGCTGAGGGTGATCCAATGTTTTTCTCCAAGTATACTAAAACTGAAGATGAAAATCTCAAAGACTTATTTTGGAGTGATGGAGTGAGCAGAGTGGATTACCATGCTTTTGGCGATGTAATTGCCTTTGACAGCACCTATAAGAGGAACAAGTATAATAAGCCTCTTGTGATTTTCTGTGGCTACAATCATCATGGGCAGACAACAGTTTTTGCTTGTGCTTTGGTTACGGATGAGTCGATCGAGACTTATAAGTGGGTTTTGGAGACATTTGCTGAGTGTATGTTTCAGAAGCACCCGAAAGGTGTTGTTACAGATAGTGATTTATCAATGAAAGAAGCAATAAGTTGTGTCTTTCCTAATGCTCGTCACAGGTTGTGTGGTTGGCATATTCAACAAAAAGCGCTACAGAAACTTAAGAATTCAGACTTTTTGGATGATTTTAAAGTTCTGATTTATGGCAACTTCAATCCGGATAGATTTGACCGTGTTTGGGCTAAGGTTATGGAGAAGTATGGATTTGGTGATGATGAGTGGTTGACAAGAATGTATGGGATGAAAGAAATGTGGGCAACTGCATTTATGAGGGACAAATTCTTTGCAGGCATAAGAACCACGTCAATGTGTGAAGGGATCAATTCATTCATCAAGAGCTATGTTCAATGTAAAAACAGTTTGATTGATTTCATTCATAATTTTGAGAGGGCTGTGAAGGAGTACCGACACAATGAGTTAGTTGCTGATTTTAACACAATGTATACAGAACCTTTGCCCACTACTTCCCTTGGTTATATTGAGCGAGGTTTCTCCCATAAATTGACAAGGAGCATGTTCAATGAAGTTAAAACTCAGATTCAATATGTGGGTGGCTTAAATATTATCCAAAGGACTGAGGTCAATGATGTGGTGATGGTGAAGATGAACAAGGCTTTGTATGAAAGGCGTGAGTATGTGGTGTTATATGACAAGAATTCTTCAAAGTTTGTGTGTGATTGTGGTCACTTTGAGTATTATGGAATTCCTTGTTCTCACATGATATGTGCAATGAGAAATGAGAGACTGGCTGAAGTTCCTGATAGTCTTATTTGTAAACGGTGGTCAAGGACGGCTAAGGTGGACTACATGAATCAGATTAATGACACTATTACTGGCAATGATTCAAAGAAATTGGCGATGTTAAGGAGGGGTGTGCTTTCTGCTGCTTGCAACATACTAAGTGAAATAGCTTGTGAGAATGTGAATGATTTCTCTCAAGTCTTGCAGGACATATATAAGTTGGCTGACAGTGTTCAAAGGCGTAGGGTGGGAAACAAAACCATCCGCACTGGACCATTCTTGATTGGTGATCTCGCTGTGGTGATCACAAAGGGCCGGAAGAAGAAAGGTGGGAAGAAGACAAGGTTATGCTCAAGATGCAGAATGCCTGGTCATACAATTCGTACATGCCCGGACATGCGTGAGGGTCAAGGAGTTGGTTCACACGCTGCTGATATGAGTGATTCATCTATGGAGCTTGATGAT GTTGATGAGGTATTGCCATATAATGTAACAATGCCTAAAGTTGGTGGAAAAGGCAAAGGAAAAGGCAAG GATCAGATTGATAATGAAGCTTATTCTCAAGATTTGGATTATCCTTTTATGACTCCTATGACTCAGGACTTttttcatcctggaatgaacaACATGGATGGGTTCACTATGTTCCCTCAATTTCCTCAATGTCAAAATTTGCCATCATACTCTGGGATTCGCATATGTGAACCTGGATCTTCTACCCAAGTCCCAAAT TTTGTGGGTTACTTAAATGAAGTTGAGCGGAGGGCCAAGGCTGCACGCATTTATGTTAGTGAAAGCAGTGGAGAAGATTGA